Proteins encoded by one window of Anas platyrhynchos isolate ZD024472 breed Pekin duck chromosome 14, IASCAAS_PekinDuck_T2T, whole genome shotgun sequence:
- the PURA gene encoding transcriptional activator protein Pur-alpha, translating to MADRDSGSEQGGGGGGGGGGGGGAAGAGGPGSGGGGGGGGPGGGLQHETQELASKRVDIQNKRFYLDVKQNAKGRFLKIAEVGAGGNKSRLTLSMSVAVEFRDYLGDFIEHYAQLGPSQPPELAQAADEPRRALKSEFLVRENRKYYMDLKENQRGRFLRVRQTVNRGPGLGAAQGQTIALPAQGLIEFRDALAKLIDDYGVEEEPAELPEGTSLTVDNKRFFFDVGSNKYGVFMRVSEVKPTYRNSITVPYKVWAKFGHTFCKYSDEMKKIQEKQRDKRAAAAAPAGAGAGAEPPPEAEGGAAAAAVVAAAAAAAAASAGPPGALLQAEEPEED from the coding sequence ATGGCGGACAGAGACAGCGGCAGCGAgcagggcggcggcggcggcggcggcggcggcggcggcgggggcgcggcGGGCGCCGGGGGGCCGGGCTcgggcggcggtggcggcggcggcgggccggGCGGCGGGCTGCAGCACGAGACGCAGGAGCTGGCCTCCAAGCGGGTGGACATCCAGAACAAGCGCTTCTACCTGGACGTGAAGCAGAACGCCAAGGGCCGCTTCCTGAAGATCGCCGAGGTGGGCGCCGGCGGCAACAAGAGCCGCCTGACGCTCTCCATGTCGGTGGCGGTGGAGTTCCGCGACTACCTGGGCGACTTCATCGAGCACTACGCGCAGCTGGGGCCCAGCCAGCCGCCCGAGCTGGCGCAGGCGGCCGACGAGCCGCGCCGGGCGCTCAAGAGCGAGTTCCTGGTGCGGGAGAACCGCAAGTACTACATGGATCTGAAGGAGAACCAGCGCGGGCGCTTCCTGCGCGTTCGCCAGACCGTCAACCGCGGCCCGGGGCTGGGCGCCGCGCAGGGCCAGACCATCGCGCTGCCGGCCCAGGGCCTGATCGAGTTCCGCGACGCCCTGGCCAAGCTCATCGACGACTACGGCGTGGAGGAGGAGCCGGCCGAGCTGCCCGAGGGCACCTCCTTGACTGTGGACAACAAGCGCTTCTTCTTCGACGTGGGCTCCAACAAGTACGGCGTCTTCATGCGGGTGAGCGAGGTGAAGCCCACCTACCGCAACTCCATCACCGTCCCCTACAAGGTCTGGGCCAAGTTCGGCCACACCTTCTGCAAGTACTCGGACGAGATGAAGAAGATCCAGGAGAAGCAGCGGGACaagcgcgccgccgccgccgcccccgcgggcgccggggccggggccgagcCGCCGCCCGAGGCGGAggggggcgccgccgccgccgccgtcgtcgccgccgctgccgccgccgccgccgcctccgccgggCCGCCCGGCGCCCTGCTGCAGGCCGAGGAGCCCGAGGAGGACTGA